One region of Neorhodopirellula lusitana genomic DNA includes:
- a CDS encoding alpha/beta hydrolase family protein, with amino-acid sequence MISNLACDPFKRRSYRVEFEGGAGFRLAGIVDRPVVAADDAATDDAAPLPSNVPVVVFSHCFTCGKDIKAIARISRRMSELGVAVLRFDMTGLGGSQGDFSHTNFSTNLADLTAAIRFATQSLGPVTGLIGHSFGGAASLGVAAGLPHAVGEQLTVAEREAIRAVVAIAAPSDTQHLASLMEVMNPAIVADGVGDVVIGGRTWTIRQETLDDFRSHQLADQLDQIRCPVMVFHSPVDQTLGFDHALRIAGLVHDQDGLSQASVIALPGADHLLISHPSDAIFVAETAAVFLRRYQS; translated from the coding sequence ATGATTTCAAATCTTGCTTGCGATCCTTTTAAGCGACGCAGTTACCGAGTTGAGTTCGAAGGCGGTGCCGGTTTTCGTTTAGCGGGAATTGTGGACCGCCCTGTCGTGGCAGCGGATGATGCAGCCACAGATGACGCCGCTCCGTTGCCCAGTAACGTACCGGTGGTCGTGTTCAGTCACTGCTTTACGTGCGGCAAAGACATCAAGGCGATCGCTCGGATTTCTCGGCGAATGTCAGAACTCGGTGTTGCTGTCTTGCGGTTCGACATGACCGGTTTGGGCGGCAGTCAGGGCGATTTTTCGCACACCAATTTTTCAACAAATCTTGCTGATCTAACCGCTGCCATTCGTTTTGCGACGCAGTCGCTGGGGCCAGTGACCGGTTTGATTGGGCACAGTTTCGGTGGAGCTGCGTCGCTAGGCGTCGCCGCTGGTTTGCCGCATGCGGTTGGTGAGCAGTTAACGGTGGCTGAGCGGGAGGCCATTCGGGCAGTCGTCGCGATTGCAGCCCCCAGCGATACTCAGCATCTGGCGTCGTTGATGGAGGTGATGAACCCCGCGATCGTTGCCGACGGAGTCGGCGATGTCGTGATCGGCGGGCGGACCTGGACGATCCGGCAAGAGACCCTGGATGACTTTCGTAGTCACCAACTTGCCGATCAACTGGATCAGATTCGCTGCCCGGTGATGGTGTTTCACTCGCCAGTCGATCAAACGCTGGGCTTCGATCACGCTTTGCGGATCGCTGGCTTGGTGCATGATCAAGATGGGTTGAGTCAAGCCAGTGTGATCGCTTTGCCGGGAGCTGACCATTTACTGATCAGTCACCCCAGCGACGCGATCTTTGTCGCCGAAACTGCGGCAGTGTTCCTGCGTCGCTATCAATCGTAA
- the floA gene encoding flotillin-like protein FloA (flotillin-like protein involved in membrane lipid rafts), protein MPVPPKEEPFSGYVMMVVVGILFALFAFAILGYFFLRYGKLWFQAYMSNADVKLANLIRMHFTKVNPNVIVQAKVMAAQAKLDIGREFGISTQRLEAHYLAGGNVMNVINAIIAAHRAKIPLDFDQAAAIDLAGRDVLDAVQTSVYPKVIDCPDPKRSGKTTLSAITKNGIELRVRARVTVRTNIEQLIGGATEDTIIARVGEAIISSIGSAESHFNVLENPDMITKVVLSRALDAQTAFEIVSIDIADIDVGENIGARLQSDQAEADTRVARAKAERRRAEAIAEEQQMKARVSENRSRLVLAEAEVPKAMAEAFAAGRIGGSDSSSGSPSSDSSR, encoded by the coding sequence ATGCCCGTGCCGCCCAAGGAAGAGCCTTTCAGTGGCTATGTGATGATGGTGGTCGTGGGGATTTTGTTTGCCTTGTTCGCGTTCGCGATCTTGGGCTACTTTTTCTTGCGTTACGGGAAACTTTGGTTCCAGGCCTACATGTCCAACGCCGACGTGAAGCTGGCGAATCTGATTCGCATGCATTTCACGAAGGTCAATCCGAATGTGATCGTGCAAGCGAAGGTGATGGCGGCGCAGGCGAAGCTGGATATCGGCCGGGAATTCGGAATCAGCACCCAGCGGCTGGAGGCTCACTACCTTGCCGGCGGGAACGTGATGAATGTGATTAACGCGATTATCGCTGCCCACCGTGCCAAGATCCCCTTGGATTTTGACCAGGCGGCGGCCATCGACCTGGCCGGGCGTGATGTTCTGGATGCCGTTCAGACCAGTGTCTATCCCAAGGTGATCGATTGCCCCGATCCCAAGCGAAGCGGGAAGACGACACTGAGTGCAATCACGAAAAATGGGATCGAGCTGCGAGTCCGTGCCCGTGTGACCGTGCGAACCAACATTGAACAGTTGATTGGTGGAGCGACCGAGGACACCATTATCGCACGCGTCGGTGAGGCAATCATTAGCTCCATCGGGTCAGCGGAGTCGCACTTCAACGTTCTTGAAAACCCGGACATGATCACGAAGGTCGTCTTGTCGCGTGCTTTGGATGCCCAGACCGCGTTTGAGATCGTCTCGATTGATATTGCCGATATCGACGTTGGCGAAAATATCGGGGCTCGATTGCAAAGCGATCAAGCGGAGGCCGATACGCGGGTGGCCCGTGCGAAGGCGGAGCGTCGACGGGCCGAAGCGATTGCGGAAGAGCAGCAGATGAAGGCTCGTGTTTCGGAAAATCGTTCGCGATTGGTCTTGGCTGAGGCCGAGGTCCCGAAAGCGATGGCGGAAGCGTTTGCTGCCGGTCGAATCGGCGGCAGTGATTCGTCATCGGGTTCACCGTCCTCGGATTCTTCCCGTTGA
- the ccoN gene encoding cytochrome-c oxidase, cbb3-type subunit I, with amino-acid sequence MATMTSTKHPQPGGTSSGGTGSAGSGDAGQMEQFSYDDTIVRLFATATIVWGIVATLAGLTVAVLLVMPGLSGGLDWLNFARLRPLHTNAAIFAFAGNAIFAAIYYSTQRLCKTRMWSDALSQMHFWGWQLIIVLAALTLPFGITQSKEYAELEWPIDILIAVVWLFIFGGNFLMTLINRRERHMYVALWFYIATIVTVALLHVFNNLVVPIGLFASIPIYAGVQDAFMQWWYGHNAVAFFLTTPFLGLMYYFLPKAADRPVFSYRLSIIHFWSLVFIYIWAGPHHLHYTALPEWASTLGMLFSVMLWMPSWGGMINGLLTLRGAWHKVAADPVLKFFVVGITFYGMSTFEGPALSVKAINAFTHYTDWTIAHVHSGALGWNGFMSFGMLYWLLPRLYQTKLWSPKLMSLHFWTGTIGILLYIIPIYAAGLMQGWMWRAMDDTGHLMYPDFIETTQSIVPLWWLRVVGGILYVSGALMMGINALMTWKNRPSTYEVPVISAPRLTKEYVSQEPAPKSHLEDVPVLELGKKLDIFGRMGWHRRWERLPVKFTVLVTLAVVVATLSELIPTFLIRTNVPTIATVKPYTPLELAGRHIFVSEGCYNCHSQMIRPMVSETKRYGEYSKPGEFIYDRPFQWGSRRIGPDLAREGGKQSSFWHWTHFENPENVSPGSVMPSYGHLLTEDMKYDAIAPHVKAAAYLGAEYTDEELNNTAEVAQKQAEYIAADIVQQGGPAKTYEKQAIALIAYLQRVGVDLFAEEAPAEPAGDADSDPESTEADPDVALNEASVTPVASSLHALNSSLDESNS; translated from the coding sequence ATGGCGACAATGACGTCGACCAAACATCCGCAACCTGGAGGAACTTCCTCCGGAGGCACCGGCTCTGCGGGATCCGGCGATGCCGGCCAGATGGAGCAGTTTTCCTACGACGATACAATCGTCCGCTTATTTGCGACGGCAACCATCGTCTGGGGAATCGTCGCCACCTTGGCGGGGCTCACCGTGGCCGTCCTCCTGGTGATGCCAGGATTATCGGGAGGGTTGGATTGGCTGAACTTTGCCAGACTCCGCCCCCTGCACACGAACGCGGCCATTTTCGCGTTCGCGGGTAACGCCATTTTTGCTGCGATCTATTACAGCACCCAACGTTTATGCAAAACGAGGATGTGGAGCGATGCCCTCAGCCAGATGCACTTCTGGGGTTGGCAGCTCATCATCGTGTTAGCAGCACTAACGCTGCCGTTCGGAATCACCCAAAGTAAAGAGTACGCCGAACTCGAGTGGCCCATTGATATTTTGATCGCCGTCGTTTGGCTGTTCATCTTCGGTGGCAACTTCTTGATGACACTGATCAATCGTCGCGAACGTCACATGTACGTTGCGTTGTGGTTCTACATCGCCACGATCGTGACCGTCGCGTTGTTGCACGTATTCAACAACCTGGTCGTTCCGATCGGCTTGTTCGCCAGTATCCCGATTTACGCTGGCGTGCAGGACGCGTTCATGCAGTGGTGGTACGGGCACAACGCGGTGGCGTTCTTCCTGACCACACCGTTCTTGGGCCTGATGTATTACTTCTTGCCCAAGGCCGCCGACCGGCCAGTGTTCAGTTACCGGCTGAGCATCATTCACTTCTGGTCGCTGGTATTCATCTACATTTGGGCGGGTCCGCACCACCTTCACTACACCGCACTTCCCGAATGGGCCAGCACCTTAGGCATGCTCTTCAGCGTGATGCTGTGGATGCCCAGCTGGGGCGGGATGATCAACGGACTGCTGACATTGCGGGGTGCCTGGCACAAGGTTGCCGCTGACCCCGTACTGAAGTTCTTCGTTGTCGGAATCACGTTCTACGGAATGTCCACCTTTGAAGGCCCAGCTTTGTCGGTCAAGGCAATTAACGCTTTCACTCACTACACCGACTGGACCATCGCTCACGTTCACTCCGGTGCTCTCGGCTGGAACGGTTTCATGTCATTCGGCATGCTGTATTGGCTGCTGCCACGGCTCTACCAGACCAAACTGTGGAGCCCGAAGCTGATGAGCCTTCACTTCTGGACAGGCACCATCGGAATCCTGCTGTACATCATTCCGATTTACGCAGCTGGCCTGATGCAAGGCTGGATGTGGCGTGCCATGGATGACACGGGACACTTGATGTATCCCGACTTTATCGAAACCACTCAATCGATCGTTCCACTGTGGTGGCTGCGAGTCGTGGGAGGCATCTTGTATGTCAGCGGTGCACTGATGATGGGCATCAACGCGTTGATGACCTGGAAGAACCGTCCTTCGACCTACGAAGTGCCCGTGATTTCGGCACCACGTTTGACCAAAGAATACGTTTCCCAAGAACCAGCACCGAAGAGTCACCTCGAAGACGTTCCGGTTCTGGAACTGGGCAAGAAGCTCGACATCTTTGGGCGAATGGGTTGGCACCGTCGCTGGGAACGTTTGCCGGTCAAGTTCACCGTGCTGGTCACCCTTGCGGTGGTCGTGGCGACGCTTTCCGAGCTGATCCCGACGTTCTTAATTCGTACCAATGTTCCTACCATTGCCACGGTGAAACCTTACACGCCGCTGGAATTGGCTGGACGGCACATCTTTGTGTCCGAGGGCTGCTACAACTGCCACTCACAAATGATTCGCCCAATGGTTTCCGAGACCAAGCGGTACGGTGAGTACAGCAAGCCAGGCGAATTCATCTACGATCGTCCGTTCCAATGGGGCAGTCGCCGAATTGGGCCCGACCTGGCTCGTGAAGGTGGCAAGCAAAGTAGCTTCTGGCACTGGACCCACTTCGAAAACCCTGAAAACGTTTCACCAGGTAGCGTCATGCCTTCCTACGGTCACCTACTGACCGAGGACATGAAGTACGACGCCATCGCACCGCACGTGAAAGCGGCTGCTTACTTGGGTGCGGAATACACCGACGAAGAACTGAATAACACCGCAGAAGTTGCCCAGAAGCAGGCGGAATACATTGCGGCGGATATCGTTCAGCAAGGTGGCCCGGCAAAGACGTACGAGAAACAGGCGATTGCCTTGATCGCATACTTGCAACGCGTTGGCGTGGACCTGTTTGCTGAAGAAGCCCCCGCGGAACCAGCTGGTGACGCGGATTCGGATCCGGAATCCACCGAAGCGGATCCAGATGTGGCACTCAATGAGGCGTCGGTCACACCGGTCGCCTCATCCCTACACGCCCTCAATTCCTCACTAGACGAAAGCAATTCTTAG
- a CDS encoding cbb3-type cytochrome c oxidase N-terminal domain-containing protein: protein MSSTPTENTANDSVLTEHAYDGIEEFDNPLPGWWKWLFIACIAFCPPYFLYYHGGTPGRSIEEIYSQALAANTRLQFAEIGELQPDEATLVSFMEKDNWLRVGKIVFQTHCVSCHGREGEGKVGPNLTDESYKNVKKIEDIASVINNGAAAGAMPQWSNRLHPNEVVLVAAYVASMRGEMLEGPRGAEGKEIPPWPEAVEAPESESESDSASE, encoded by the coding sequence ATGAGTTCGACGCCAACTGAAAACACAGCGAATGATTCGGTCCTAACGGAACACGCTTACGACGGGATCGAGGAATTCGACAACCCGCTTCCGGGTTGGTGGAAGTGGTTGTTCATCGCTTGCATCGCATTCTGCCCGCCTTATTTCCTGTACTACCACGGGGGAACGCCGGGCCGGTCCATCGAAGAAATCTATTCGCAGGCCCTGGCAGCGAACACGCGTTTGCAGTTTGCTGAAATCGGTGAACTGCAACCTGACGAAGCGACACTGGTCAGTTTTATGGAGAAGGACAATTGGTTGCGGGTCGGAAAAATCGTTTTCCAAACGCACTGCGTTTCCTGCCATGGTCGTGAAGGCGAGGGCAAAGTCGGCCCGAACTTGACCGACGAAAGCTACAAGAACGTCAAGAAGATCGAAGATATTGCTTCGGTGATCAACAACGGTGCCGCTGCCGGTGCAATGCCACAGTGGTCCAACCGCTTGCATCCCAATGAAGTGGTGCTCGTTGCGGCGTATGTCGCTTCCATGCGAGGCGAAATGCTCGAAGGACCGCGTGGTGCTGAGGGCAAGGAAATCCCACCTTGGCCTGAGGCGGTTGAGGCACCGGAATCTGAATCTGAATCCGATTCGGCTTCAGAGTAG
- the ccoG gene encoding cytochrome c oxidase accessory protein CcoG, which translates to MPPSTDNDALLVPEEHVLSTLEKDGSRRWLRPRLAMGTWWKRRRVVAYVLMVVFVAIPHLRLNGKPIVLLDFVSRQLTLFGKTFYPTDTLILALFMLTVFVTIVLVTAIAGRAWCGWACPQTVYMEFLFRPIDRFFEGTKGKGGKPKGNISGGWQIARVGVYLILCMFLAHTFLAYFVGTDTLAQWIRQSPIDHPGAFLVMAVTTAAMMFDFLIFREQMCLIACPYGRFQSVMLDEQSKIVGYDPGRGEPRHKGKRTKDSSQGDCVDCNQCVVVCPTGIDIRDGLQMECINCTQCIDACDSVMTKIGLPKGLIRYSSQDELAKKPKKWLRARTTIYPVILLLVAVGFVFAVMSKVGFDARLLRGKGAPFSMTTKGAVNNSFRLRLVNRTDSEQTYSLSVVNPEGVTLEVIQKDMLTLPSGGNVLIPLSVEFAPAITRGDGNEPATLVVEDASDHSNNIKFKLLGPR; encoded by the coding sequence ATGCCACCCTCTACTGATAACGATGCTCTGCTTGTTCCTGAAGAGCACGTTTTATCGACCCTAGAAAAAGATGGTAGCCGCCGCTGGCTTCGGCCCCGACTGGCGATGGGAACTTGGTGGAAACGGCGACGAGTCGTAGCCTACGTTCTGATGGTTGTGTTTGTCGCGATTCCGCATTTGCGGCTCAACGGAAAACCGATCGTGTTGCTGGACTTTGTTTCCCGACAACTCACGCTGTTCGGGAAAACGTTCTATCCGACGGACACGTTGATCCTGGCGTTATTCATGCTAACCGTTTTCGTCACGATCGTCCTTGTGACGGCGATCGCGGGACGAGCTTGGTGCGGTTGGGCATGCCCGCAAACCGTTTACATGGAGTTCCTGTTTCGCCCCATCGATCGTTTTTTCGAAGGAACGAAAGGCAAGGGCGGAAAACCGAAGGGCAATATCAGTGGTGGCTGGCAGATCGCTCGTGTGGGCGTCTACTTGATCCTGTGTATGTTTCTCGCGCACACCTTCCTGGCGTACTTTGTCGGGACCGACACTCTTGCCCAATGGATTCGGCAATCCCCAATTGATCACCCAGGTGCGTTCTTGGTCATGGCCGTTACGACCGCGGCGATGATGTTCGACTTCCTGATCTTTCGCGAACAGATGTGCTTGATTGCATGCCCCTATGGGCGTTTCCAGTCAGTGATGCTGGACGAACAATCAAAGATCGTGGGTTATGATCCTGGTCGTGGCGAACCTCGCCACAAAGGCAAACGCACCAAAGATAGTTCACAAGGCGATTGTGTGGATTGCAATCAATGCGTTGTGGTCTGTCCAACGGGGATCGACATCCGCGACGGCTTGCAGATGGAGTGCATCAACTGCACTCAGTGCATCGATGCGTGTGACAGCGTGATGACCAAAATCGGCCTTCCCAAGGGCCTGATCCGCTACAGCTCGCAAGACGAACTCGCGAAGAAGCCTAAGAAATGGCTTCGCGCTCGCACGACTATCTATCCAGTCATTCTGTTGCTGGTCGCGGTCGGCTTCGTATTCGCCGTGATGAGCAAAGTCGGGTTCGATGCTCGTTTGCTTCGTGGCAAGGGTGCTCCGTTTTCGATGACAACGAAAGGCGCTGTGAATAACTCATTCCGTTTGCGACTGGTCAATCGGACCGATAGCGAACAGACCTATTCGCTATCGGTCGTGAATCCGGAAGGTGTGACCTTGGAAGTCATTCAGAAAGACATGCTAACGCTCCCATCGGGCGGAAATGTGCTAATCCCATTAAGCGTGGAGTTTGCTCCCGCGATCACACGCGGCGACGGTAACGAACCGGCGACGTTGGTTGTCGAAGACGCCAGCGATCATTCCAACAACATTAAATTCAAACTACTCGGTCCAAGGTAA
- a CDS encoding FixH family protein: MRQPTGPTKTTDEIHGERRAKRFYIGLVLLLFAIQITILGTAINLAIGDPALAVVPDYHQAALRWDQSKAASRAVQKLGWDVEMKVSDVADGKGLRALQVHATDRDGNSLSNLSINAKVYHHARADHMERIALKSVGDGQYIAMPAMRNPGLWQVELIIDNASVPMTLSQTIELGS, encoded by the coding sequence GTGCGGCAACCAACAGGACCGACCAAGACAACCGATGAGATACACGGAGAGCGTCGTGCAAAGCGATTTTACATCGGCTTAGTACTGCTGCTATTCGCGATCCAGATCACAATCCTTGGCACTGCGATTAACCTCGCGATCGGTGATCCAGCTCTCGCTGTTGTTCCTGATTACCATCAAGCTGCTCTGCGTTGGGATCAATCCAAGGCGGCCAGCCGAGCGGTGCAGAAGCTTGGCTGGGATGTTGAAATGAAAGTTTCGGACGTGGCCGACGGCAAAGGCCTGCGAGCTTTGCAGGTTCACGCCACCGACCGTGATGGAAATTCACTCTCGAACCTATCGATCAACGCGAAAGTTTACCATCACGCTCGAGCAGATCACATGGAACGGATCGCTTTGAAGAGCGTTGGCGACGGGCAATACATCGCGATGCCTGCGATGAGAAATCCTGGCCTGTGGCAAGTCGAACTGATCATCGATAACGCGAGTGTGCCGATGACCTTGTCTCAAACGATCGAACTGGGGAGCTAA
- a CDS encoding sulfite exporter TauE/SafE family protein, which translates to MWILISAVVTASLLGSMHCVGMCGPLAIFASGAGEKAPRRQVVLSTSLYHIGRLLTYTLAGLIAGTLGSLVDVGGQTLGFQLAAARLVGTVMIAIGLWKLVSMWLPRSAATSGPTPSRIGGLLVKLRPIVFGLPPSGRAFATGLLTTLLPCGWLYLFALVAAGTGNPVSGGITMAAFWVGTVPALTALIAGTQTLSHKFVQVVPTAAALLLIVTGGITASGRGFAEISSLSEIAPPVSISTEPAPEDSTPVCCCDPNATQCNCPPPSIQQQINALTKTPLPCCAGHVNAETSVAEDATGAAEPAEESLQP; encoded by the coding sequence ATGTGGATTTTGATCAGCGCCGTTGTAACGGCCAGCCTGCTCGGCAGCATGCACTGCGTCGGCATGTGCGGCCCGCTAGCAATCTTTGCGAGTGGTGCCGGTGAAAAGGCGCCCCGCCGTCAGGTCGTTCTGTCCACCAGTCTCTACCACATTGGACGTTTACTGACGTACACGCTAGCCGGTTTAATCGCCGGTACGCTCGGCAGCCTTGTCGACGTCGGCGGTCAGACCCTTGGTTTCCAGTTAGCAGCGGCTCGCCTAGTTGGCACCGTGATGATCGCGATCGGACTCTGGAAGTTGGTATCGATGTGGCTGCCGCGATCCGCTGCAACCTCGGGACCGACTCCTTCTCGCATCGGCGGTTTGTTGGTGAAGCTACGTCCGATCGTGTTCGGACTGCCGCCCAGTGGACGAGCATTCGCAACCGGTCTGCTAACGACGTTGTTGCCATGTGGCTGGCTATACCTATTTGCATTAGTCGCAGCCGGAACCGGTAATCCAGTCTCCGGCGGCATCACGATGGCAGCGTTCTGGGTCGGAACCGTCCCCGCTCTAACTGCTTTGATCGCCGGAACACAAACTTTGTCACATAAGTTCGTTCAGGTCGTCCCAACCGCGGCGGCGTTATTGTTAATCGTCACCGGCGGCATCACAGCTTCTGGACGTGGATTCGCCGAAATCAGTTCACTGTCCGAGATCGCGCCACCGGTTTCAATTTCAACGGAACCAGCGCCGGAAGACTCGACGCCCGTCTGTTGTTGCGATCCCAACGCGACACAATGCAATTGCCCGCCGCCATCCATCCAGCAACAAATCAACGCATTGACCAAAACACCGCTGCCATGCTGTGCAGGACACGTGAACGCGGAGACTTCGGTTGCCGAAGACGCCACGGGCGCAGCTGAACCGGCTGAGGAGTCTTTGCAGCCTTGA
- a CDS encoding heavy metal translocating P-type ATPase, which translates to MIRETADAPAKRIVRPCIHCGEPTDSDTEQPAEEIFCCNGCRGAYELIHGWGLEGFYGLRDQLASGPASRVNAQASRYEVFDNAEFLGPSVPTEQADGLMRCELAVHGLHCAACAWLIENAAIRTPGWNVARVKMSDHTLQVIFDPTQTALSKIAGLLDRLGYELAPISKQRDQHFQNESRRHLIQIAIAGFFAANAMWIAVALYAGEAYGVAAEHRFFLRMIGTALGVAAVLLPGRTFFVGAIASMRNRVPHMDLPVALGLSVGTIVGTINAITGKGHLYFDSLAILVFLLLIGRWIQFHQQHRAAKAVDLLLRITPRHANRVDERNETSTVLVDALQIGDVIRVGGNESLPADGEVVQGESMIDRSLLTGESVPEGVQPGDRVLAGTINLQRVIDVRVEAIGDDSRIGKVMRSVEDATNQKTPIVQFADSVGGVFVVVVSLLAIASFLWWMPSGWSVAASHATSLLIVACPCALALATPLAIAVSLGRAAKHKVLIRDGNTLQQLARGGRIWFDKTGTLTSGRPDAELISGHWDAVQLAAVVEQECQHPVAEAIKRLASRSPKEIQIDSYELTAVHRNGVVGQVNQQAVLVGNLALMDQHHIMISDSTMEAIDRCTDESASPILIAVNGLIEAIVAISDPLRPHVASTIASLRHRGWKIGILSGDHPAIVQHVASRVGIDIDEAHGAMSPEEKLFTVQRDSESDEDSTTVMIGDGANDAAALAAADVGIAVRGGAEVSLQAAPVFIASGDIQDIDHLMQSARRTNWLIRTAFAVSLTYNLVAVGLAMMGRISPLIAAVLMPISSVSVLALTLAWPTYPSSLGNAGLWDKTTEGKTP; encoded by the coding sequence TTGATCCGCGAGACCGCTGACGCCCCAGCCAAGCGTATCGTTCGTCCATGCATTCACTGCGGCGAACCGACGGACAGCGATACGGAACAACCAGCCGAAGAGATCTTTTGCTGCAACGGGTGCCGCGGTGCTTATGAATTGATCCATGGCTGGGGCCTAGAAGGCTTCTATGGTTTGCGAGACCAGCTTGCCAGTGGACCGGCGAGCCGGGTGAATGCACAAGCAAGTCGTTACGAGGTCTTCGACAACGCCGAGTTTTTGGGGCCGTCTGTCCCAACCGAACAGGCTGACGGTTTGATGCGATGCGAACTTGCCGTGCATGGTTTGCACTGCGCCGCGTGTGCTTGGCTTATCGAAAACGCCGCCATTCGAACTCCCGGATGGAACGTCGCTCGGGTCAAGATGAGCGACCACACCCTGCAAGTCATCTTTGACCCAACTCAGACAGCACTAAGCAAGATTGCTGGGTTACTCGATCGACTCGGGTACGAACTGGCACCGATCTCGAAACAGCGAGACCAACACTTCCAGAACGAGAGTCGGCGTCACTTGATCCAAATTGCAATCGCCGGCTTCTTCGCCGCGAACGCAATGTGGATCGCCGTGGCGTTGTACGCTGGCGAGGCCTACGGCGTGGCAGCGGAACATCGTTTCTTCTTGCGAATGATCGGCACGGCTCTTGGCGTTGCTGCCGTGTTATTACCGGGGCGCACCTTCTTTGTGGGAGCGATCGCATCGATGCGAAACCGAGTGCCCCACATGGACTTGCCTGTCGCTCTGGGGCTGAGCGTGGGAACCATCGTGGGCACGATCAACGCGATCACGGGCAAAGGGCACCTCTATTTTGATTCTTTGGCGATCCTGGTTTTCTTGCTGTTAATTGGACGTTGGATTCAGTTTCATCAGCAACATCGCGCTGCGAAAGCCGTTGACTTGTTGTTGCGAATCACTCCACGACATGCGAACCGCGTCGACGAACGCAATGAAACCAGCACCGTCTTGGTAGACGCACTGCAGATCGGTGATGTCATCCGAGTCGGCGGCAACGAAAGCTTGCCAGCCGACGGAGAGGTCGTGCAGGGCGAATCGATGATCGACCGATCCTTGTTGACCGGCGAGAGCGTCCCCGAAGGCGTTCAGCCCGGCGATCGCGTGTTGGCCGGAACGATTAATCTTCAGCGTGTGATTGATGTGCGTGTGGAGGCGATCGGCGACGACAGTCGCATCGGCAAAGTGATGCGATCAGTCGAGGATGCCACCAACCAAAAGACACCAATCGTTCAGTTCGCCGATTCGGTTGGCGGCGTGTTTGTCGTTGTTGTCTCGCTGCTGGCAATCGCATCGTTCCTTTGGTGGATGCCCAGCGGATGGTCCGTCGCAGCATCACATGCGACGTCGCTGTTGATTGTCGCGTGTCCCTGTGCTTTGGCGTTGGCCACGCCATTGGCGATTGCGGTTTCGCTGGGACGTGCCGCGAAGCACAAGGTATTGATTCGCGACGGGAACACCCTGCAACAACTTGCCCGTGGCGGTCGCATCTGGTTTGACAAGACGGGAACACTGACCAGCGGTCGTCCGGACGCGGAACTGATCAGCGGGCACTGGGACGCCGTCCAGCTAGCAGCCGTCGTCGAACAAGAATGCCAGCACCCCGTTGCCGAAGCGATCAAGCGTTTGGCATCTCGCAGCCCCAAAGAAATCCAGATTGATTCCTATGAACTGACAGCCGTCCATCGAAATGGCGTCGTTGGCCAAGTCAATCAACAAGCGGTTTTGGTGGGCAACCTAGCCTTGATGGACCAGCATCATATCATGATCAGCGATTCCACGATGGAGGCGATCGATCGCTGCACAGATGAGTCCGCCAGCCCCATTTTAATTGCGGTCAACGGCCTCATCGAAGCGATCGTTGCGATCTCCGACCCGCTACGGCCTCATGTTGCGTCAACCATTGCCAGCCTACGTCATCGTGGCTGGAAGATTGGAATCCTATCCGGAGACCATCCGGCAATCGTTCAGCATGTCGCAAGTCGCGTCGGCATTGACATTGACGAAGCCCACGGTGCGATGAGTCCGGAAGAGAAGTTATTCACCGTCCAAAGGGATTCCGAATCGGACGAAGACTCCACGACGGTGATGATCGGCGACGGCGCCAACGATGCCGCTGCCTTGGCTGCGGCTGACGTCGGAATCGCCGTCCGCGGTGGCGCGGAGGTTAGCTTGCAAGCGGCTCCCGTCTTTATCGCCTCTGGCGATATTCAAGACATCGACCACTTAATGCAATCCGCTCGCCGAACCAACTGGTTGATCCGAACCGCATTCGCCGTCTCACTGACTTACAATCTAGTCGCTGTGGGACTCGCCATGATGGGACGCATCAGCCCGCTGATCGCAGCGGTGTTGATGCCGATCAGTAGCGTCAGCGTCCTGGCGCTGACGTTGGCTTGGCCAACCTACCCGTCCAGCTTGGGCAACGCGGGACTCTGGGACAAAACAACCGAAGGAAAAACACCATGA
- the ccoS gene encoding cbb3-type cytochrome oxidase assembly protein CcoS, whose translation MSVLYIALPMALLLGGGGMLACILSIRRGQYDDLDTPAVRMLIDDKPIDETRSRDTRNQAPPTEAPSRRSGHQK comes from the coding sequence ATGAGCGTGCTTTACATCGCTTTGCCAATGGCGTTGCTTCTGGGTGGCGGCGGAATGCTTGCCTGCATCCTATCCATCCGCCGGGGGCAGTACGACGATCTCGACACGCCGGCGGTTCGAATGCTGATCGACGACAAACCTATCGACGAAACCCGATCCCGTGATACTCGAAACCAAGCTCCGCCAACGGAAGCTCCTTCAAGACGTTCCGGCCATCAAAAATGA